The region ACTGCGCATCCCTAAAGCCTGTGAATAGCCATGATTATGATCGACGCGTGCGAGAGCCGCTTCCAGATCGACGGCTTGAATCGAGCAGGGTTCGGAGGTGATGTCTGGCCCGGCGTTTTGCCGCCTGGCCTGAGTTTGCCAGCGGGCCAGAGCATGCCAGCGGGCCAGCCAGATCGTCACAGGAATTGTCAGCAACAGGCTCCAGAACCCTTCGATGACTGGTTCGTGATAATAAGCCGGCCCGAAGAAGGCCCGGCTCTGCAGCTTGGTGACCACGTATCTCGTCAGCAGTTCGTCGGCGGCGGGAGTCTTCCAGGGTAATGCCTGTTCGACATCTCGAATGGGAATTCCCTTCCAGTCAGTCGCCAGATCAGGCAGGCGACCTCTGCGAAAGGTGTAAACCAGAATGTCCTGCAGCAGTTTCCAGCGACCAGCCCAGCCCTTCGACTGGTCCACAATGGTATCTTCGCGCGTGTAGTAGGCCACCAGTTGCGTAAAGCCCACCAGCGTCAAACGATCAGCCGGAGCGACCATGACCGTCTGTTCGTCCGGGAGCAACTGAGCCACTGTTTCACGAACCACGCGGATCGTCTCCCGCAATTGAGCGACAGTCAGATCGGTCAGATTGGTCGTTGAAATCAGCTCCGTCCATGCCGCCATGCGAACCAGGCGCAAACGCAGAGGGACGTCGCGTTGCTGCAGTTCGTCCAGCAGCGCAGCGATCAGCACATCGACCAATGGCCAGGCTCCAGGTGAGCGATCGGAAAGCCTGGGTGCAGGGATCTCCTCGGGCCAATCGGCGATCGTCTCCTGGGCCAGTTGCTTGAGATCATCCTGTTGAGACACTAGATCACGACCGGCATTGCGAATGACAGAAGGACAACTGTAGCGCAAGCCGACGACCAGCCCTTTCCCTGTCGGATGAAACACATACGGATAGAGCCGGCAGGGTAAAGGCTTGGCGGGTTCTCCAAATTTCGCATGGATCCGGCAGAGACCTTCATCCGTCAAAAACACACACGCGCCATCGGCTCGCTGCGATAATCGGTAACGTCCTTCGGAAGTTCGACCCAGAGGAACATAAGGAGGCAAGCCTTCCGGAAGTTCGGCTGCATTCCAGCCCTGGCTGTCAATGCGCTGGCGCTCAGCTTCCGTGATTTCAATGAGATGTTTTTTGCAGCAGCCGCCGCAATTGTGGCAGCTCCAGTTCTGCAGGAGAGGCAGTTCCAGAAGTCGAGCATTCGGTCGCTTGGCCATCAGAGAAAACCATTCCAGTGGCGTCAGATCATGCCGCCGATTATTCTGCGCAAGGATTTATTGATATGTTCTCACGAACAGCGTTCTTAAAGCATACCGACTGGCCCGATCTCCGGGATGATCGAACTGCAGAAAGCCATCGCGACTTTGTCCAGTCCACGGTCTGAAGCTGTGGCTGCTTTCGGATTCAAGGATTTTCTCCATGCGACGTCCATTGATTGATCTGCGGTTTTTTGAGGCGGGACTGTTTTTGAGCCGCGGGCTGCTGGCTTTGTGGGTGCTGGCGATTGGGCTATTGTCCACGAGTCAGGCGCAGCACAACTGGCCCCAGTTTCTCGGGCCGGAAGGAAATGCTTATGCTCAGAGTACGAAACTTCCCGTCACGATCGGCGAGGAGAACATCTTCTGGCAAACCGCCATTCATGGAAAAGGCTGGTCTTCGCCCGTCATCTGGAACAATGACCTGTGGATGACGACGGCGACTCCCGATGGACACAAGCTCTCGGTGATTTGCGTTGATAAGCCCTCGGGAAAGATTGTGCTCGACAAGCTGTTGTTCGAAGTCGAGAAGCCCAGCGAAATCCACGATTTCAACAGCTACGCCTCACCCACGCCCGTCTTGGAAGACGGGAAGGCGTGGATCAGTTTTGGCAGCTATGGCACGGCCTGCCTGGCGGGCCGCTCGGGTGAAGTGCTCTGGCAAAGGCGTGATCTCCCTTGCGAGCATTTTCGTGGCCCGGGAAGTTCGCCCATCCTTTTCGAGAATTTGTTGATTCTGCACATGGACGGCTTTGATTTTCAGTATGTGGTAGCTCTCGACAAGGAAACAGGCCAGACCGTCTGGAAAGTCGATCGTCAGGTCGAATATGGCTCTGAAAATGGCGACTTCAAGAAAGCCTTCTGTACTCCCACCATCATTCAGGTCAACGGGCAACCACAACTGATCAGCCCCACATCCAAGGCGAGTCTGGCCCTGGATCCGCGGACGGGGAAAGAGCTCTGGCGGATTCGCTTTAAGGAATTCTCAGCCACTGTCAGGCCGGTCTACGGGAATGGTCTGGTCTTTATCAATACCGGCTTCGGGAAGGCAGCCCTGCATGCTGTCGATCCGACAGGAACAGGCGATGTGACCGAAACCCACGTTCGCTGGAGTGCTGCCAAAGGCATCCCTTCCAAGCCCACGCATGTGCTGGTCGACGATCTGCTCTTTATGGTGCACGATGGTGGTGCCGCCACCTGCTTCGAAGCCACCACTGGCAAACAGCTCTGGCAGGAGCGGCTCGGTGGCAACTATACCGCCACACCACTCTATGCGGATGGAAAACTCTGGTTCTTCAGCCAGGAGGGAAAGATCAAGGTGCTCAAGGCGTCTCGTGAGTTTGAAGAACTGGGAGAAAGCCAGCTGGGCGACGGCTTTATGGCATCGCCCGCAGTCAGTGATGACCTGATGTATCTCCGCTCGCGAACGAACCTCTATCAGGTCGGCAGGAAACCCTCGGCCAATTGAGAGAGTGCCTTGCAGTGAATCCGTTGAAGAGAGTCAGGGCGAAGGTGAAAAGGGTTGAAGGTCGGAAGGGGAAGAAGGCCAGAGAGCAGGGCTGCCGCAGGAGCGCTGATTGACTCACAGTGGCGAGAGGCCAAGAGTGTACTGCGATGAAGCCGGTTGTGGATTGCTCGCCCAATACGTTCGAGTTCCCCTCATCCCGGCCTTCTCCCGTCGGAACGGGAGAAGGAGTAAAAGCCTTTGCTTGCAGCAGAGCTGCTTGCATCTCTGAAGTGGTGACTTTTACGGAATCATGTAGATAAAGCCCACCACGGCTCCGGCCTGCACAGCGGCGGCGTGAGCATTCCAGGGGATTTGATAGGTGAGCCGGGGTGCCACTTCGCCAGGTCGGTAATAGCCGAGAGCATACTGCTTGGATGCTGGGGGATGAATGACCGCCTGATAAGGGAAGCCAATCAGCTGAACACCGAA is a window of Planctopirus limnophila DSM 3776 DNA encoding:
- a CDS encoding YkgJ family cysteine cluster protein gives rise to the protein MAKRPNARLLELPLLQNWSCHNCGGCCKKHLIEITEAERQRIDSQGWNAAELPEGLPPYVPLGRTSEGRYRLSQRADGACVFLTDEGLCRIHAKFGEPAKPLPCRLYPYVFHPTGKGLVVGLRYSCPSVIRNAGRDLVSQQDDLKQLAQETIADWPEEIPAPRLSDRSPGAWPLVDVLIAALLDELQQRDVPLRLRLVRMAAWTELISTTNLTDLTVAQLRETIRVVRETVAQLLPDEQTVMVAPADRLTLVGFTQLVAYYTREDTIVDQSKGWAGRWKLLQDILVYTFRRGRLPDLATDWKGIPIRDVEQALPWKTPAADELLTRYVVTKLQSRAFFGPAYYHEPVIEGFWSLLLTIPVTIWLARWHALARWQTQARRQNAGPDITSEPCSIQAVDLEAALARVDHNHGYSQALGMRSVKSRLRSFVRRDQLTSLIWDITRES
- a CDS encoding outer membrane protein assembly factor BamB family protein — protein: MRRPLIDLRFFEAGLFLSRGLLALWVLAIGLLSTSQAQHNWPQFLGPEGNAYAQSTKLPVTIGEENIFWQTAIHGKGWSSPVIWNNDLWMTTATPDGHKLSVICVDKPSGKIVLDKLLFEVEKPSEIHDFNSYASPTPVLEDGKAWISFGSYGTACLAGRSGEVLWQRRDLPCEHFRGPGSSPILFENLLILHMDGFDFQYVVALDKETGQTVWKVDRQVEYGSENGDFKKAFCTPTIIQVNGQPQLISPTSKASLALDPRTGKELWRIRFKEFSATVRPVYGNGLVFINTGFGKAALHAVDPTGTGDVTETHVRWSAAKGIPSKPTHVLVDDLLFMVHDGGAATCFEATTGKQLWQERLGGNYTATPLYADGKLWFFSQEGKIKVLKASREFEELGESQLGDGFMASPAVSDDLMYLRSRTNLYQVGRKPSAN